One genomic region from Candidatus Nomurabacteria bacterium encodes:
- a CDS encoding BspA family leucine-rich repeat surface protein yields the protein MKLNPKALLSKLPLPFWASFYLFLIILTIPVLAYIGTLSKADPGTLTVTINQKTGTTDPNPSYTSVFTVVFNEAIDSSTFTNTDITLGGTAPGQQIQSITEAGTFNKTTYEVRIQATSAGTIQPTIAQELVTAQNGASGTNQASTSTDNSVTYDVTWAPNEFVTTWDTTKPDDTSSITFQTMGGGYNYSVDWGDGNTSVGQVTDSSHTYAVDGTYTVKITGSFPQFNVWGEKKIVDVKQWGTNQWTSMYQTFASAENIQISAIDAPDMSNVNNMGSMFNFAWNFNSNINHWDVSHVTDMYNTFLNANKFNQPLGSWDVGNVTNMGYMFANASSFNQPLGNWNVGNVTNMERLLLSATSFNQPLSSWNTSNVTNMTRLFANAGSFNQPLNSWNVNNVTDMSYMFTNTATYNQPLNSWNVSNVTNMTSMFFLSASFDHSLANWNVSNVTDMSQMFASALGLSVTNYDATLASWSSQALQNNVTFDAGTSKYCNSEAQRQSIITNFSWTINDAGKDCGSPPRPFIIQVKTDNPGTTSNNQFLIPTDSNYIYNYNVDCNNDGTPEYTNQTGDVTCTYGSTGQYDVAISGIFPYWNGGMGLEQLKIIDVKQWGDIDWQDMAYMFYEASNMTMSATDAPGLSSVTDMSWMFNGAASFNSNINSWDVSNVENMAGLFSGATSFNQPLNSWNVGNVYDLHSIFLDAISFNQSLDSWNVGSLLDARFMFFGAISFNQPLNSWDVSNVTTMESMFQDAIAFNQTLNSWDVSSVVNMSRMFQHATSFNQPLNGWDVSNTNNMMLMFFDATLFNQPLNSWDVGSVTNLQGMFGYATSFNQPLNNWSISSGANIDALFINATSFDQSLADWDVSDTLSLKGLFGDFIETRKAFFEQIYSLSYEQWDQPTKDNFWNMMSSIFGYAIDESSYTPDPSGLSTANYDATLISWSAQNLESSVVFDAGTSKYCTSEAQRQSIITNFSWTINDGGKYCGPPQRPFIIRVKTDNPGYTSNNQFLILADGNTLNYDVDCNNDGTPEYTNQTDDVTCTYGSPGEYDIAITGTFPHWYGNVDNNDQAKIIDVKQWGDIEWLDMSDMFNSAINITVFTATDIPDLSQVTSIRGMFSRATGFNTNINNWDVSNVTNMDDTFSLATSFNQPLNSWDVSNVTIMKATFAGASSFNQPLYSWDTSNVMYMNVMFANTDSFNQPLDSWDVSNVTDMTAMFANTDSFNQPLDSWDVSNVTDMSAMFANAVVFDQPLNSWDVSNVMDMTGMFSNTGLFNQSLANWNVSNVSVMDGMFSSATDFNQPLNSWDVSNVASMFGMFGDYVASARSDHEQGYGLPYDQWDQPTKDAFWGQMSIILGYPVDEQSYVPNPSGLSTANYDATLISWSAQNLESSVVFDAGTSKYCNSETQRQSIIDNYTWTINDAGKDCSIQPPQNLVGTPHTKSIEVDWDDVTGANHYKLEYKLTSSSTWTEYTNNTISGSFLEITGLEASTSYDIRVKAVDSSNDESDWSDTLTISTLAQQTYHITDCQELQSLYVNPITYVTGDPYGRYLLDNDIDCTETSNWYWEGIDPEANIPSGFLAMVFSGDFDGQGHTINNIYQDTEYLTVGGMFAQINGASISNVTLNNFNRKIGAKEAFTITLPTGGVVVTYALSSTISNVEVKNLQATGESVGKLGGIVGTADSSTQITKSSVTGSVNLSGYTLDGRFDQPLDITNDNSGNVYILDVGNKRVQKFDSNGNYIMQFKAQDNSATYTPSSIAIDSSGFIYITDQTNRFVRKYDNNGIFQSQFGSSGSGDGQFYELNDIAVDSMNNILVADRVNSRVQKFDTNGSYISQFGSSGSGDGQFYDLSKLVLDSTGNIYTLESNNHRVQKFDTNGNFLQKFNTDTFADESFNTPVSLSIDNLGDIYITDSGNLKIRKFTNSGTYISDIGTETEVFAPYGILVNTSGDIVVSDIMRNSITRYSNTGVKQNSWGRYGSNTGADLFVGGVAGLLVNSSIRESFTNISITVDINSGMNYDDGSAVAPLVALGYYSNINDSYSLGSIATNGGPVITAGIAGWMYTNVNINNSYSATDIIETNNILPESFGSPWPSDFSASSALVGMYVMPDVVINNSFFAGSLQSNIPIRSLVSMAMTGNPTGPLPNTINVYYDQTKSGVNKCIGLPIDMNTASFLPTIDSDCHPINTDGSQPNYFKNNSTNPPLNQWNFSTIWKTNCTNYPDFVGSTNCNPSNPPENPGNGNPPTTPTTPTTPTTPTTPTNPPKTPSTTKPPTPSTPTTPTESDTPPSSSNNQYYSNPQSTALPAPLSKVVKGSFMQSLVNYTANNIPKPVAKAIPYSLLILLLALSALYGYSSYLENKRRQALQALITRFKSLLSARATFLRITSHYINTPITKIQGTIELLAMGTTSTTTANTTTASTNTTNNNSSTNNNSTGSNTNPPTNTSATPPSNTTSSTSNPGTTYTPNSSSQTSSASVNSSSNQASTTSSISSTPSSPNSISIPINTNSSSQSGSASVFTSTLATTATTLTIPEASIVASKSAIKSLTNHANELLDEGQSLTGRQQANIRNLEQRKGLSFLTHPFFWLPVVVISTLVVLLNIIFIQAERYTPTAITIASQLILGFVGVIALGVSYYFYRSFQSQRQALLTEQEIEQEFNARQANFIADAYNKLNDDIIILEGVSQDLAKYPKVRNFNQGLNELKDIVSQLEKLSNLSKHVPGLQYHTNLSSTISTTLTNLRSLADQQNITITTNNIKPNQNVNIEANALTHLLSAPLKNAISASTAGSNIELSQSIHKANKSSQINKPNTVTTNPNNTNLPIQITITDHGKGIPPEQLNNIFTPFNSAHSLEHFTDTGLGLDLYLCKVITEQYNANLTITSQPGEGTTVIVGMG from the coding sequence ATGAAACTAAACCCCAAAGCCCTACTATCCAAACTACCACTACCTTTCTGGGCTTCCTTCTATCTATTTCTCATCATACTTACCATACCAGTACTAGCTTATATAGGCACACTCAGTAAAGCAGATCCCGGAACCCTCACAGTAACCATCAATCAAAAAACAGGTACAACAGACCCTAATCCTTCTTATACATCAGTATTCACTGTAGTATTCAATGAAGCCATAGACAGTAGCACTTTCACCAACACAGACATTACTCTAGGTGGTACCGCACCAGGACAACAAATCCAATCCATTACCGAAGCTGGAACCTTCAACAAAACCACCTATGAAGTCAGAATCCAAGCGACATCAGCTGGCACTATCCAGCCTACCATCGCTCAAGAACTCGTCACTGCCCAAAACGGAGCCTCTGGCACTAATCAAGCTAGTACCAGCACCGACAATAGCGTAACCTACGACGTTACATGGGCGCCGAATGAGTTTGTAACAACCTGGGATACGACGAAGCCAGATGATACAAGTTCGATAACTTTTCAGACAATGGGGGGAGGCTATAACTATAGTGTTGATTGGGGTGATGGCAATACTAGTGTTGGGCAGGTTACTGATTCGTCACATACTTATGCAGTAGATGGAACATACACGGTTAAGATAACGGGTTCATTTCCACAATTTAACGTGTGGGGAGAGAAGAAGATAGTTGACGTCAAACAATGGGGTACAAACCAATGGACATCTATGTATCAGACATTTGCTAGTGCCGAAAATATACAAATTTCTGCTATTGATGCGCCAGATATGAGTAACGTAAATAACATGGGGTCAATGTTTAATTTTGCATGGAACTTCAATTCCAATATTAATCATTGGGATGTTAGTCATGTAACAGATATGTACAATACTTTCTTAAACGCTAACAAATTTAATCAACCTTTAGGGAGCTGGGATGTCGGTAATGTGACGAATATGGGCTATATGTTTGCAAATGCAAGTTCGTTCAATCAGCCTTTGGGCAACTGGAACGTCGGCAATGTAACAAACATGGAGCGTTTGTTACTGAGCGCAACCTCGTTTAATCAGCCTCTAAGTAGTTGGAATACTAGTAATGTTACAAATATGACAAGGCTTTTTGCAAATGCAGGTTCGTTCAATCAGCCTCTAAATAGTTGGAACGTTAATAATGTAACAGACATGAGCTATATGTTTACAAATACAGCGACCTATAATCAGCCTCTAAATAGTTGGAACGTTAGTAATGTGACAAACATGACAAGTATGTTTTTTTTATCGGCAAGCTTCGATCATTCATTAGCCAACTGGAATGTTAGTAATGTCACCGATATGTCACAGATGTTTGCCTCTGCGTTAGGTTTATCGGTAACAAATTATGATGCAACTTTAGCCTCTTGGAGCTCTCAAGCTCTACAAAATAATGTAACTTTTGATGCCGGCACCAGTAAATATTGTAATTCTGAGGCTCAGCGTCAGAGTATCATCACTAATTTTTCATGGACAATTAATGATGCTGGCAAGGATTGCGGATCACCCCCACGTCCATTTATCATTCAGGTTAAGACCGATAATCCAGGCACTACTAGTAATAATCAATTCCTTATTCCAACCGATAGTAACTATATCTACAATTACAATGTTGACTGCAATAACGATGGTACGCCTGAATATACTAACCAAACAGGTGATGTAACCTGTACTTATGGCTCAACTGGCCAATATGATGTTGCTATATCTGGAATATTCCCTTATTGGAATGGAGGTATGGGGCTTGAACAATTAAAGATTATCGATGTTAAGCAATGGGGTGATATAGATTGGCAAGATATGGCATATATGTTTTATGAAGCTTCGAATATGACTATGTCGGCAACAGACGCCCCGGGCTTATCTAGCGTAACTGACATGAGTTGGATGTTTAATGGTGCGGCATCGTTCAATTCAAATATTAATAGCTGGGATGTTAGTAATGTTGAAAATATGGCTGGATTATTTAGTGGTGCTACATCATTTAACCAACCGCTAAATAGTTGGAATGTGGGTAACGTTTATGATCTGCACTCCATATTTCTTGATGCAATATCATTTAACCAGTCATTGGACAGCTGGAATGTAGGTAGTCTATTGGATGCACGATTTATGTTTTTTGGTGCCATATCCTTCAACCAGCCATTGAATAGCTGGGATGTTAGTAATGTTACAACTATGGAAAGTATGTTCCAGGATGCCATTGCTTTCAATCAGACATTAAATAGCTGGGATGTTAGTAGTGTAGTGAATATGAGTAGAATGTTTCAGCACGCCACTTCCTTTAATCAACCCCTGAATGGCTGGGATGTTAGTAATACCAACAATATGATGCTAATGTTTTTTGATGCGACATTATTTAATCAACCATTAAATAGCTGGGATGTAGGCAGTGTCACTAATCTTCAGGGCATGTTTGGCTATGCTACTTCCTTCAATCAACCACTTAATAATTGGAGTATAAGTAGTGGTGCAAATATAGATGCACTTTTCATAAATGCCACTTCATTCGACCAGTCTTTAGCTGATTGGGATGTGAGTGATACGTTAAGCCTGAAAGGCTTATTCGGCGATTTCATTGAAACAAGGAAGGCATTTTTTGAACAAATATATAGCCTATCTTATGAACAGTGGGATCAGCCAACTAAAGATAATTTTTGGAATATGATGTCATCAATTTTTGGCTACGCCATTGATGAATCTTCCTATACCCCAGACCCCTCAGGTCTCTCTACCGCCAACTACGACGCCACCCTAATATCTTGGTCAGCACAGAACCTAGAGAGTAGTGTTGTCTTTGACGCTGGCACCAGTAAGTACTGTACTAGCGAGGCTCAGCGTCAGAGTATCATCACTAACTTTTCATGGACAATTAACGATGGTGGAAAGTATTGTGGACCACCACAACGCCCATTCATCATACGGGTTAAGACTGATAACCCCGGCTATACTAGCAACAATCAGTTTCTAATCTTAGCTGATGGTAATACACTTAACTACGATGTAGATTGTAACAATGATGGCACGCCTGAATATACCAATCAGACAGATGATGTAACTTGCACATATGGTTCACCCGGTGAATATGATATTGCTATTACTGGGACTTTCCCTCATTGGTACGGCAATGTCGATAACAATGATCAAGCAAAGATTATTGATGTCAAGCAGTGGGGTGATATTGAATGGCTGGATATGAGTGACATGTTTAATAGCGCTATTAATATTACTGTTTTTACCGCAACAGATATCCCTGATTTAAGTCAAGTTACGAGCATAAGAGGTATGTTCAGTAGAGCAACGGGATTCAACACCAACATAAATAATTGGGATGTTAGTAATGTAACAAATATGGATGACACCTTCTCTCTAGCTACTAGCTTTAATCAGCCACTGAATAGCTGGGATGTCAGTAACGTAACTATCATGAAAGCTACATTTGCAGGTGCTTCTTCATTTAATCAACCACTTTATAGCTGGGATACCAGTAATGTTATGTATATGAATGTTATGTTTGCAAATACAGACTCCTTCAATCAGCCACTTGACAGCTGGGATGTAAGTAATGTAACCGATATGACAGCGATGTTTGCAAATACAGACTCCTTCAATCAGCCACTTGACAGCTGGGATGTCAGTAACGTAACTGATATGTCAGCTATGTTCGCAAATGCAGTGGTTTTTGATCAGCCACTGAATAGTTGGGATGTAAGTAATGTTATGGATATGACGGGTATGTTTAGTAATACAGGTTTATTCAACCAGTCATTAGCAAACTGGAATGTTAGCAATGTTTCAGTAATGGACGGTATGTTTTCTAGTGCTACAGACTTTAATCAGCCACTGAATAGTTGGGATGTAAGTAACGTGGCTAGTATGTTTGGTATGTTTGGAGATTATGTTGCTTCAGCTCGGTCTGACCATGAACAGGGCTATGGCTTACCTTATGATCAATGGGATCAACCAACCAAAGACGCTTTCTGGGGTCAGATGTCAATTATTCTTGGCTACCCCGTTGACGAACAATCTTACGTACCCAACCCATCTGGTCTCTCCACCGCCAACTACGACGCCACTCTAATATCTTGGTCGGCACAGAACTTAGAGAGTAGTGTTGTCTTTGATGCTGGTACCAGCAAATACTGTAACTCAGAAACCCAAAGACAAAGTATTATAGATAACTATACCTGGACAATAAACGATGCAGGGAAGGATTGTTCTATCCAACCCCCTCAAAATCTAGTAGGCACTCCTCATACTAAATCAATAGAAGTAGACTGGGATGACGTAACAGGAGCAAATCACTACAAACTAGAGTACAAGCTAACAAGTTCTTCTACCTGGACAGAATACACTAACAACACCATCTCTGGCTCATTTCTAGAAATAACTGGCCTAGAAGCATCAACCTCCTACGACATTAGAGTAAAAGCTGTAGACTCATCAAACGACGAAAGCGATTGGTCAGACACCCTAACAATATCTACCTTAGCTCAACAAACCTATCATATTACAGATTGTCAGGAGTTGCAGAGTTTGTATGTAAATCCCATTACCTATGTTACAGGAGATCCCTACGGAAGATACTTACTAGATAACGATATAGATTGTACAGAGACATCAAACTGGTACTGGGAGGGAATAGACCCAGAAGCAAATATTCCATCAGGCTTTTTGGCTATGGTATTTAGTGGTGATTTCGACGGACAAGGCCATACGATAAATAACATATATCAAGATACTGAGTACTTGACGGTTGGAGGTATGTTTGCGCAAATAAATGGCGCATCAATCAGTAATGTCACCTTGAATAACTTCAATAGGAAAATCGGAGCCAAAGAGGCTTTCACTATAACTCTACCCACAGGGGGTGTAGTGGTGACATATGCCCTATCGTCGACAATATCGAATGTAGAGGTCAAGAATTTGCAAGCCACAGGAGAATCAGTAGGCAAATTAGGAGGTATAGTTGGGACAGCGGATTCCTCGACACAAATAACAAAATCATCCGTTACAGGATCGGTAAACTTGTCTGGATATACTCTAGATGGACGATTTGATCAGCCACTAGATATCACAAATGATAACAGCGGTAATGTATATATTTTGGATGTTGGAAACAAGCGAGTTCAGAAATTTGACTCAAACGGTAATTACATTATGCAGTTTAAAGCTCAGGATAACTCAGCTACCTATACACCTAGTAGTATAGCTATAGACAGCAGCGGATTTATCTATATAACAGATCAGACTAATAGATTCGTAAGAAAATATGATAATAATGGTATTTTTCAATCCCAATTCGGATCATCAGGATCCGGAGATGGGCAGTTCTATGAACTTAACGATATTGCAGTCGACTCCATGAATAATATTTTAGTTGCAGACAGAGTTAACAGTCGTGTTCAAAAGTTCGATACGAATGGTAGTTATATTTCCCAATTCGGATCATCAGGATCCGGAGATGGGCAGTTCTATGATTTGTCGAAACTAGTCTTAGATAGCACCGGAAACATCTATACGTTAGAATCTAATAATCATCGTGTTCAAAAATTCGATACGAATGGTAATTTTTTGCAGAAATTTAATACCGATACATTTGCAGACGAATCATTCAATACCCCAGTAAGTCTATCTATAGATAATCTAGGAGATATATACATTACTGATAGTGGTAACCTAAAGATACGCAAATTCACAAATTCTGGCACATACATTTCTGATATTGGAACAGAAACAGAAGTATTTGCACCATATGGAATTTTAGTTAATACATCTGGTGATATTGTTGTTTCTGATATAATGCGAAATTCCATAACACGCTACTCAAATACGGGAGTAAAGCAGAACTCATGGGGTAGGTATGGCTCAAACACAGGAGCTGATCTATTTGTTGGAGGTGTAGCGGGACTTTTAGTTAATAGCTCTATTAGAGAGTCGTTTACCAACATTAGTATTACTGTTGATATTAATAGTGGCATGAACTATGACGATGGATCTGCTGTTGCTCCATTAGTGGCTCTAGGTTACTACAGCAATATAAATGATAGTTATTCATTAGGGAGTATCGCTACAAACGGGGGTCCAGTAATTACTGCTGGAATCGCAGGTTGGATGTACACGAATGTTAATATAAATAACTCATACAGTGCTACTGACATTATCGAGACAAATAATATTCTTCCTGAGTCGTTTGGCTCGCCATGGCCATCTGATTTTTCTGCAAGTAGTGCTTTAGTAGGTATGTATGTCATGCCAGACGTGGTTATTAATAATTCCTTTTTCGCTGGATCTTTGCAGTCTAACATACCAATTCGTAGCCTTGTTTCAATGGCAATGACTGGTAATCCTACTGGGCCGTTGCCTAATACGATTAATGTCTATTACGACCAAACTAAATCCGGAGTTAATAAATGTATTGGACTGCCAATTGACATGAACACAGCTAGCTTTTTACCTACTATAGATTCCGACTGTCACCCCATCAACACCGATGGTTCTCAACCTAACTACTTCAAGAACAATTCTACCAATCCCCCATTGAATCAATGGAACTTCTCTACTATATGGAAAACTAACTGCACTAACTATCCAGACTTTGTAGGCTCAACCAACTGTAATCCATCCAACCCTCCAGAAAACCCAGGTAACGGCAATCCTCCAACCACCCCTACAACTCCCACAACCCCAACCACCCCTACAACCCCAACCAATCCTCCAAAGACTCCTAGTACCACCAAACCACCTACTCCCTCAACTCCCACCACTCCCACAGAATCAGACACCCCTCCATCTTCATCCAACAATCAGTACTACTCCAACCCTCAGTCTACGGCACTACCAGCTCCCCTATCTAAAGTAGTCAAAGGCTCCTTCATGCAATCTCTAGTGAACTATACTGCTAACAATATACCTAAACCCGTAGCTAAAGCCATTCCATACAGCCTACTCATACTTCTACTAGCTCTCTCAGCCCTCTATGGCTACTCTAGCTATCTAGAAAACAAAAGAAGACAAGCTCTCCAAGCTCTCATCACTCGCTTCAAATCTCTACTATCGGCTAGAGCTACCTTCCTACGTATTACCTCCCACTACATCAATACACCGATCACTAAGATCCAAGGAACCATAGAACTACTAGCTATGGGTACTACTTCAACCACAACTGCTAATACCACAACAGCAAGTACCAACACCACAAACAATAACTCAAGTACTAACAATAACTCTACAGGCTCTAATACCAACCCTCCTACTAATACCAGCGCTACTCCTCCAAGTAACACTACTAGCTCTACCAGTAATCCAGGCACTACCTACACCCCTAACTCTAGCTCCCAGACTAGTTCAGCTTCCGTAAACAGCTCTAGCAATCAGGCTAGTACCACCAGCTCCATCAGTTCTACTCCTAGCTCCCCTAATAGCATTAGTATACCTATTAATACTAACTCTAGCTCTCAGTCTGGTTCAGCTTCCGTGTTCACCTCAACCCTAGCCACTACAGCTACCACTCTAACTATCCCAGAAGCCTCTATCGTAGCCTCCAAGTCAGCCATCAAGAGTCTCACTAACCATGCCAATGAACTACTAGATGAAGGACAATCCCTCACCGGAAGACAACAAGCTAACATCAGAAACCTAGAACAAAGAAAAGGACTTAGCTTCCTAACCCATCCTTTCTTCTGGCTCCCAGTAGTAGTTATCTCTACCTTAGTAGTACTACTCAACATCATCTTCATTCAAGCTGAACGCTATACCCCTACAGCTATTACTATTGCTTCTCAACTTATCCTAGGCTTCGTTGGTGTTATAGCTTTAGGTGTCAGCTACTACTTCTACCGTTCCTTCCAGTCCCAAAGACAAGCTCTACTAACCGAACAAGAAATAGAACAAGAGTTCAATGCTCGCCAAGCTAACTTCATAGCTGATGCCTACAACAAGCTCAACGATGACATCATAATCCTAGAAGGTGTCAGCCAAGACCTAGCTAAGTATCCTAAAGTCCGTAACTTCAACCAAGGCCTCAATGAACTAAAAGACATAGTCTCCCAACTAGAAAAACTCAGCAACCTATCTAAGCATGTCCCAGGACTGCAATACCACACCAACCTAAGCAGTACTATATCTACTACCCTAACTAACCTCAGATCCCTAGCTGACCAACAGAACATCACTATAACTACCAACAACATCAAACCCAACCAAAACGTCAACATAGAAGCTAATGCCCTAACCCATCTACTGTCAGCTCCACTCAAGAACGCCATCTCAGCTAGTACTGCTGGCTCTAATATAGAACTATCCCAATCTATCCACAAAGCTAACAAATCTAGCCAGATAAATAAACCTAACACAGTAACCACTAACCCTAACAATACCAACCTACCTATCCAAATAACTATTACCGATCATGGCAAAGGCATACCCCCAGAACAACTAAACAATATCTTTACCCCATTCAACTCAGCCCATAGCCTAGAACACTTCACTGATACCGGACTAGGACTAGACCTCTACCTATGCAAAGTAATTACCGAACAATACAACGCCAACCTAACCATCACCAGCCAACCAGGAGAAGGCACAACAGTGATAGTGGGGATGGGGTGA
- a CDS encoding TatD family hydrolase, which translates to MEFVDTHCHVHFPDYGLDADEVVTTAIDQGVTRMLAVGCTLHDSKLGVEFASRHKSIWASVGVHPHEAKFYTENPKSLQELRNLSREQKVVAIGEIGLDYYYQHSSKEDQNSMLRYQVELGLEKNLPFIFHVREAFSDFFEIIDEYKGIRGVIHSFTADPEVLEECLSRGLYIGLNGIMTFTKDNKQLESAKLVPKDKLLLETDSPYLTPVPFRGTICQPVHVVSTAQFLAKLRQEDLKSLADYSTHNAIELFKL; encoded by the coding sequence ATGGAGTTTGTTGATACACATTGTCATGTGCATTTTCCGGATTATGGACTTGATGCTGATGAGGTTGTCACAACAGCAATTGATCAGGGTGTGACCAGAATGTTGGCCGTAGGTTGCACATTGCATGATAGTAAGCTGGGTGTAGAATTTGCTTCAAGGCATAAAAGTATATGGGCAAGTGTTGGTGTTCATCCGCACGAGGCAAAATTTTATACCGAAAACCCAAAATCACTACAAGAACTAAGGAATTTATCAAGAGAGCAGAAGGTTGTGGCGATAGGTGAAATTGGTCTAGACTACTATTATCAACACTCATCAAAGGAAGATCAAAATTCAATGTTGCGCTACCAGGTAGAGCTTGGGTTAGAGAAGAACTTACCCTTCATCTTTCATGTTCGTGAAGCATTTAGTGATTTTTTTGAGATAATTGATGAATATAAAGGGATAAGAGGAGTAATTCATAGTTTTACAGCAGATCCTGAGGTGTTAGAAGAATGTTTGTCTAGGGGGCTATATATCGGCCTTAACGGAATAATGACATTTACAAAAGATAATAAACAGCTAGAATCAGCAAAATTAGTACCAAAAGATAAATTATTGCTTGAAACTGACTCTCCCTACTTGACCCCTGTTCCATTTCGTGGTACAATCTGTCAGCCTGTGCATGTTGTGAGTACGGCTCAGTTTTTGGCGAAATTACGCCAAGAAGATCTAAAGAGTCTAGCAGATTACTCTACACACAACGCCATAGAGCTATTTAAGTTATGA
- a CDS encoding cysteine desulfurase encodes MTVYLDYASTTPVDERVVQAMQPYLADKFYNPSAQYLVAKDVRRDINQAREDVAKVIGSKQSEIVFTTGATEANNLAISGVMECFPGKNLVVSSIEHDSVIEPAKKYKHSLVTVDESGIVDPESLRSAITDDTVLVSIMQANNEIGVVQPIKLIAELIAEIKVKRRKNNNELPLYLHTDSAQATNYLDIHVSRLGIDLMSVNGGKIYGPKQTGFLFIKTGVKIIGQIQGGGQERGLRSGTENVPGIVGLATALKITTEMRSQESRRMAELQHYFYRKLDEILPNLHVNGSKKLRLPNNIHVTIPGIDNERAMMELDERGVMCAVGSACSASKDEPSHVLKAIGLSDELARSSLRFTMGRATTKNDIDFAISALKDSCQQA; translated from the coding sequence GTGACTGTTTATTTAGATTACGCATCCACTACTCCAGTTGATGAGCGAGTAGTACAAGCAATGCAACCATATTTAGCCGATAAGTTTTATAATCCTTCGGCACAATATTTAGTTGCAAAGGATGTTAGGCGTGATATTAATCAAGCTCGTGAAGATGTTGCTAAAGTTATCGGTTCCAAACAGAGTGAGATAGTTTTTACTACAGGAGCAACAGAAGCGAATAATTTGGCTATCAGTGGTGTGATGGAGTGCTTTCCAGGCAAAAACTTGGTAGTAAGTTCAATAGAACACGATTCTGTTATTGAGCCAGCTAAAAAATATAAACACAGTTTAGTAACGGTTGATGAATCTGGTATTGTTGACCCAGAATCGCTAAGGTCAGCTATTACTGATGATACGGTTCTGGTTAGCATAATGCAGGCTAATAATGAGATAGGCGTTGTTCAGCCCATAAAATTGATAGCCGAATTAATAGCAGAAATTAAGGTTAAGCGCCGTAAAAACAACAATGAGCTACCTCTTTATTTACATACTGATTCTGCGCAAGCTACAAACTATCTAGATATCCATGTTAGTAGATTGGGTATTGACCTGATGAGCGTTAATGGTGGAAAGATTTATGGCCCTAAACAGACTGGTTTTTTGTTTATCAAGACGGGAGTTAAAATAATCGGTCAAATACAGGGGGGTGGTCAAGAAAGAGGTTTGAGGAGTGGTACAGAAAATGTACCAGGAATAGTTGGCTTAGCTACGGCACTAAAAATTACCACTGAGATGCGTAGCCAGGAGTCTCGCAGAATGGCTGAGCTACAACATTATTTCTACAGAAAGCTCGATGAAATTCTACCAAATTTACACGTTAATGGTAGTAAAAAATTACGGCTTCCAAATAATATTCATGTTACTATTCCGGGCATTGACAACGAGCGTGCAATGATGGAACTCGATGAGCGTGGGGTTATGTGTGCGGTTGGATCAGCCTGTAGTGCAAGTAAAGACGAACCATCACATGTTCTAAAGGCAATTGGCTTAAGTGATGAGCTAGCGCGAAGCAGTCTGCGGTTTAC